Below is a genomic region from Candidatus Hydrogenedentota bacterium.
AAGACGCTCATGGCCACGCTCGCCGCCAACGAGTCTATTGGGTCGGGGCTACCCCAAAGGCCGTGAATCGCTTGGTCCCGCGGACTTGCGCGGCGCAAGCGGTCTGAATGTACAAGTTGCGTCAAATATTTGACTTACAATGATTTATGAAGAGTTATCACTTGACGGGGTTGACCACCAGTGATACAATTCACCTTGGCAATGCGCACATTTTCGACCCCTGTCACCGTAGGTTATAAGGAAAGGGTAAACGCCACGCATGTTCGGTCGTCGTAAGGAAGGCTCGGATTTACCATCAGCGCCGCCGCGCGAACCAGTGAGCCCTCTGTTGCGCAATACGACGTCCGCTTCTCACCCTGACCTGCCGCACCCTCCGCTCAAACGTCTCGGCGAAGTACTGCTTGAAGAAGAGGCCATAACGCGACAGCAACTCGACGACGCCTTGGCGGTCCAGCAACGCGAGGGCGGTTTCCTTGGCCAGATTCTGGTAAAGCTGGGTTACAGCACCCAGGAGGTCGTTGCCTCGTGCCTCGTGAAGCAGTGCAAGATTCCGCACCTCAGCCTGCTAGATTACGACATTACGAAGGAAGTATTGAGCCTTGTGCCCCGCGAGACGTGCGAGCGCTACAGCCTGCTTCCCATTGACAAGCTGGGCCGGATCCTTACTGTGGCGATGGTTGACCCGCTGGACCTTGAGGCGCTTGAGGAAGTGCGCAAGGCCTGCCCGGACTTGCGGATCAAGCCCATCCTCTGCAATTGGGAACACTTCGTCCATGTAACGAACCGCCTGTTCAAGGGCGATGACGCGTTGGCAAGGCCCGCCGAGGTGACCGCCAGCAGTCTTGGCCTCGTGGACCATTTGTCGCCCAAGGAGCAGGAGGAGTGGAAAGCGAAGGAATCCGGCGGCGCGGTAGATGAAAAGACCTTGCAGGATGCTGTGAATACGCTGGTCCAGCAGGCGGCTTCGGCTGCCGGCACGCCGCAAGCCCGTCAACCCGCAGACCACCCCACCGGTCATGCCGGGGCGGCGGTTCCTGCGCGCGCGACGCAAGGGCAGGCGCCCGCCGCGCCCAAGCCTCACGGGCTCACAAAGGACGAATTCGTGGGCGCCATGCGGGAAGCGATGCGGGAAGCGGTCGCCGCGCTCGGTCAAACCGTGGCGGAGCGGCCGGCGCCCGCGCTGGACCCTTCGGAACTGGCCTTGGCCATTCGTGACGGCGTCAGCAGCGCGGTGCAAGAGGCGCTGTTGGGCATTGTCGTACCGGCGCAGGCCGTGTCCGGTGTTGCGCAGAGCACGGGCGACCCCGCCGTTCCGGAACTGTCGGCGGCGATTCGGGAGAGCATTGCCAGCGCCATGGAGGAAGCAGTCGCCACGCTGATGGTGCAGTTGCGCGCGCTGGCGGGACGGAGGGACAGCGAAGCGGCCGAACAGATGACGTCGGAACTGGCGCAGGCGCTGCGGGAGGGGGTTCGCCAGGCGCAGGCGGTGCAGGAAAACCGCTTGAACCAGATTGCGGAAGCAATGTTGGCGTCCGCGCGGCAGGTCAGCCAGATGATCGAGGCGTCGGCCGTAGCCGCGGGCAATCGGCACGACCTGGAGAGTCCCCTAAGCCGCAAACACGTCTCCGTCACGCCTTTCGGCACAGGGGGCGACGGTGCGGCCGAAGTATACGCGGAAGCCGATGCGCAGGTAATAGAGGCGATGGAGTCCGAGCGTCCCGTGGAACTGTTCACCTTTGACACATTCTTCCCGGGCAAGGCAAACGCCTTCACGCACCAGCTCACCGTCGCCGTGGCGGAGAACCCGGGCGGCGAGTACAACCCCTTCTTCCTGTATGGCGATGTCGGCGTCGGCAAGACGCACCTTATCAGCGCGACAGGCAATGCGGTGCTGCGGCGCAACCCCAAGACCCGTGTGGGCTATGTTTCCGCAAGCCGTTTTTCGAGGCGTCTTTCCGATGCGATGCGCGCCAACGCCTTGGACGCGTTCCGGGAGAACTACTGTCATTGGGACATTCTAATACTCGACGATATCCAATTCTTGGGCGGCCGTGTCGAGGCGCAGGAGGAATTCTTCCACATTTTCAACGTGTTGCGGCAGGAGAAGCGTCAGATCATTATTGCGAGCGATAAAGCGCCGGATCGCCTCGGGCTTCTGGAACAGCGGCTTGTGTCTCGCTTTGCCAGTGGGATTGTGGCCCAACTGAAAGCGCCCGAATGGGAAACGCGCCTGGAGATACTGCGCCATGCCGCGGCCGCTGCGGGCGTTGCCGTGCCGGAAGAGGTGGTCTCGCTTATCGCCATGCGCGTACCCAATGACGTGCGTAAGATGATGGGCGCGCTGCGGAAGGTCACGGCATTTGCTAAACTGGTAGGTCATGAGGTGAACTGCGACCTGGCCGGGGAAATCCTGAGCCACCTGGGAATTGAGGTAGCTGCCTGAATCCCAGCGTCCGCACGTTTGCGCCTCGCAAGATGGAGGAAACCAAACATTGGCAAAAGTGGCCAAGAAACGTTTGCCGGATATGCTGCTGGAACAGGGGCTGGTTACGCGCGAGCAACTCACCGAATGCATGAACTTGCAGCGACGGACCGGCCAGAGCCTTCCCAAGATTCTCGTGGCGAAGGGCTATCTCAGTGAGGAGAACCTGGTTGTAACGCTGAGCGAACAGCTTGGCATCCCGCATATACGGCTGGCGCACTACACGATTCCGAAGGAAGTGCTGGCGGAAGTGCCCGAGGCGCTTTCCAGGCAGTACCAGATGCTGCCCATCTCCGTGACGGGCGACGTCCTCACGCTGGCCATGGCCGACCCGCTCAATATTATGGCCCTGGACGACCTGCGCATGCTGACGAGTTACGACATCGAGCCGGTCGTCGCCGTGACCTCGGAACTCGAGGAAGCAATCAACCGGCATTACGGCGGCGACAAGGCGGAAAACCTGTATGACGAAATCGTGAGCGCAGACGACGCCAAGGAGGGGATGGAGGTTGTCAAGGAAGCCGATGAGATCGAGGACGTCTCGAAACTGGAGCACGGCGCGGAAGACGAACCCATTAAGAAGCTTTCCCGCTTGATTCTGTACAACGCTCTCGAGCGGGGCGCGAGCGATATCCATCTCGAGCCTTTCGAGAAGAATGTCCGTCTCCGTTACCGCATTGACGGCAGTCTGGAGGAATCGAAAGGGCCGCCCAAGAGTCTGCAGCACAACCTCGTAGCGCGTCTGAAAATCCTGGCCGGCTGCCGCATCGACGAACACCGGCTGCCCCAGGACGGGCGCTTCCGAATCCGTTACAAGAGCCGCGAGATCGATTTCCGCGTGGCGTTCCTGCCGTGCAAGTACGGCGAGAAAGTCGTGCTGCGTGTGCTCGACAAGGGGAGCCTCGCCCTCGACCTCGACGGTCTTGGCTTTGAACCCCAGCCGTTGAGCGCGTTCAAGGAGGCCATCAAGCTGCCGCACGGCATGATCCTCGTGACGGGCCCGACGGGCAGCGGCAAGACCACGACCCTGTACAGTGTGCTGCACAAGCTCAACACGATCGACGTCAACATTGTTACGGTTGAGGACCCCATCGAATACGAGATGTTCGGCGTGAACCAGGTGCAGACCGCGGCGTCCATCGGCCTCACGTTCGCCGAAGCCTTGCGCCAAATCCTGCGTCAGGACCCGGACATTGTCATGGTCGGCGAAATCCGTGACTTCGAGACGGCGGACGTGGCGGTCAAGGCGGCCCTGACCGGCCACCTTGTGCTCAGCACCCTGCACACGAACGACGCGTCGGGCGTGTTCCCGCGCATGACGGACATGGGCATCGAGCCGTTCCTGGTGCAGTCTTCGGTAGCGCTGACATCGGCGCAGCGTCTGCTCAAGCGGGTTTGCCCTGATTGCGTGGAGCCTATCTCCGTTCCGAAAGAGGTGCTGGACCGCATCCAGTATCGCGGATTCGACTATATCGAGAGACCGCAGTTTGTGCGCGGTCGCGGCTGCGGCAAGTGCAAGGATTCGGGCTACCGGGGTCGTGTGGCGGTGCTCGAAGCCATGCGCAACTGGCCTGAACTGCAGCCGCTGATCCTGAATCGGGCTTCCGGATATCAGATCAAGCAGCAGGCGGTCGCCTGTGGCATGAAGACCCTGCGCCAGAATGCGCTGGCCCGGGCGGCCAAAGGTGTTACCACGATAGAACAGGTCCTGGACCATACCGTGGCGGATTGACCGGGCGGCGCGCGCGGGGCGTTGCCGTTTCCGTGCGTGAGCGGCGGGCGGGCCCGTGATGTGCGCGATGCCCGGCGCAAAGCCAGGGGAAGGTATGTGCCTGAAGACATCGAGGAGAGGGTAATGGCGGTACCAAGCATCAAAGAACTCTTGACGCGCATGATTCGGGAGGGCGCCAGTGACTTGCACATTGTCGTGGGCGCGCCGCCCATGATCCGTGTTCACGGCGGGCTGGAGTCCATGAACGGGGTGGATTCTCTTACCCCGGAGCAGACACAGGAACTGATCTACGCGGTCATGAACGAGGACCAGGTCGCCGAATTCGAGTCGGAGAAGGAGTGCGACCTCTCTTTCGGCATCGAAGGCCTGAGCCGGTTCCGTCTCAACGTCTATCGCGACCGTGGCTCCGTTGTCGCGGCGTTTCGCACGATCCCGTTCGAGATTCTTTCCTTCGAGCAATTGGGCATTCCCAATGTGGTGGCGGATTTCGCATACCGGCCCATGGGCCTTGTGTTGATTTGCGGGCCGACCGGCAGTGGCAAGTCCACTACGCTGGCGGCGGTCATCGACAAGATTAACCAGGAGCGGAATGTCCACGTCATTACGATTGAGGACCCGATCGAGTACCTGCATCATCACGGCCGTTCCATTATTAACCAGCGCGAAGTGCATGCCGACACGAAGAGCTTCGCCGCGTCGCTCAAGCGCGTGCTCCGTCAGGACCCGGACGTGATTCTCATCGGCGAAATGCGAGATACCGAGACGATCCAGGCCGCGCTGACCGTGGCGGAAACGGGCCACCTGGCGTTCGCCACGTTGCACACGAACGATGCGCTGCAGACCATCAACCGCATCGTGGACGTGTTTCCCTCGGAACAGCAGGACCAGGTGCGCACGCAGCTCTCGTTCGTGCTGGAAGGTGTCGTCGTACAGCAGCTTATTCCGCGCGCTGACGGCATGGGCCGGTGTATCGCGATGGAGATCATGCTGCCCAATCCCGCGATACGCGCCTTGATCCGCAGCGCGAAACTGGAGCAAATCCCCTCGATGATCGAGATCGGCCGCGGCGAAGGCATGATGACAATGAACCAGTCGCTCTACCGGCTCACGCGGCGCGGCGTGATCACCTTGGACATGGCGTTCAAGCGCAGCACGAATCCGGAGGGGCTGCAAAAACTCGTGGACAAGGGGCGTGACTGACCGCTTGCGCGTGATTCTCCGCCGGTGTGCCGTATGGCTCAGAGGCGGGTACGCCGTTCTGCGTCCCACTTACGACGGGCCGGTTTCCTGGCTGTGGTTTGTCGGCGCGGGCCGATTGCTTGTGCTGGCCGTCGTCGCTGTGGGTGCCTATGCCCTCGCAGGGGGCGTCGCGTTCAGTCCGCTCCTCGCCGTCATTTATCTTGGCGCGCTTGCCAGCGCGCTCTGGTATCTCCTGGCCTTGCGCCGCGAGGGTTCGGTCTCCGCCACGATGACCTGGACCCAGGTGCTTGTCGACTTCGCCGTCGTGGGCGCCACCATCGGCTTCACCGGCGGCCATGGCAGCCTGTTCACATTCCTCATGGTTATTGTCATCCTGGAGGCCGGCGTCCTGCTCGGGCTGCCCCACGGCTTTGTGTTCGCCACGTTATCCACCTTCTTCATGTTTGTTCAGACCCTTCCCGCCACCGCCGGCCTGTCCAATCCGCTCCTGCAGTGGTACAACTTTCTCATCCAGGGAATTGCGTTCTATTTCACCTCCTTCATCAGCGGGTATTGGCATCAGCGTGTCAGCCGGATGAAGCAGTTTCAGCGCGATATCCTGGACAATATGAACAGCGGCTTCCTGCTCACCGACGAGAAAGGCCTTGTTACCGCGATCAACAAGTCGGCCTGCCGCATTCTGCATCTGGTCGAGGGGGATGTTATTGGCCGTCACGTGGACGGCATCCTTCGTTCGGATACGGGCGCGGAGTGTCCCGTCACGACAGCGTTGCGGCTCGGCAAGGATTTCACCAGTTACGAGTTTTACGTGCGCACCCACGATGACGCCACCCTGTTGGTCGGCATCACGACGAATCGTATCCGCGACGTGCGCGGCCAGGTTACCGGCCTCATCGCGTCGTTCACGGACCTGACCGAGATGGCGCGGATGCGCCAGGAACTGCAGCAGCATGACCGGCTTGCCGTTGTGGGCGAGTTGGCGGCGGGACTGGCGCACGAAATCCGAAATCCCGTTGCGGCCATTCGTGGGGCCATGGAAGAGCTCCGCACCGCCTCGGACAACGAGGCGCTGGTGGAACGCCTGGCCCGCATTGCGATGCGCGAATCAGAGCATCTGAACGAGATCGTGGCCGCTTTCCTCGATTTCGCGCGTGACCCCAGCCGCCGTTACGAGCCCGTGGAACTCGGCGTGCTTGTCCAGGAGGTGCGCGAACAGATGCTGCTCAAGTACCGCGGCTCGCGGCGGCTGCTCATCTCCACCGTGTTGCCCGAAACCCCTTGTTATGTCATGGGCGACGCCACGCAAATCCGGCAGGTGTTCATCAATCTGGCCCAGAACGCCGTGGAAGCCATGAACGAATGTGGCGAATTGCGCATTACCTTGAACCCCACCCGCGGCCCCGTCGAGGTTCGCTTCGACGATGAGGGCCCCGGTATTCCCCCCGACAAGGTTGCGCGAGTTTTCGAGCCTTTCTATACTGAGAAGGAGCGGGGGGTGGGGATGGGCCTTGCCATTTGCCATCGCATCGTTACGGCGCACAACGGAACCATTCAAGCGGCGTCGCGCCCCGGTGGCGGCACCTCGATGAGCGTACGGCTGCCCGCCGCCGAAAAGGCTGAGCCGCGATGACCGAAGGCGATACGCGGACGCACCGCCCGCGCGAGGCGGGCCGGCGTCTGCCTTCCAACAGGGAGCTTAGATAATGCCGGTGCAGCATCGGGTCCTGGTCGTCGACGACGAACTCGGCATGCGCGAAACGCTTGAGATTATCCTGCAGAATGCGGGGTATGACGTGAGCGTGGCCGGCACGCCAGAGGCGGCGTGCGCCCTGCTCGAAAACGAACACTTCGACGCCGTGCTGACGGACTTGTACATGGGCAACGACCGCCAGGCGGGCATGAAGCTGCTTACCTACATCCAGGAACATGCGCCGCACACGCCGGCCATCATGATGACCGCCTACGGTTCCGTGGACACCGCGATCGAAGCCATGCGCCGCGGCGCCGTTGACTACATTCAGAAACCGTTCAAGAGCAACGACGAAATCCGCATCCGGGTGAAACAGGCTATCGCCCAGCGCATTCTCATCCGGGAAAACGAAGCCCTGCGCATGGAACAAGCGCGCCGCGGCGACCTCGAAAACATGATTGGGCAGAGCCCGGCCTTTCGCGAACTCATCGTGCTTGTGCGCAAAGTCGCGACCTTGCCCAGCACCGTGGCGCTTCACGGCGAAAGTGGCGCGGGCAAGGAACTGGTCGCCCGGGCGCTCCACCAGCTCAGCAACCGCGGCGACAAGCCCTTCGTTGCCATCAACTGCGGCGGCATTCCCGAGAACCTGCTCGAAAGCGAGTTGTTTGGCTACAAGCGCGGCGCATTCACCGGCGCGACGGAAGACAAGGAGGGTCTCTTTGTCGTTGCGAACGGCGGCACGGTCTTTCTGGACGAAATCGGCGAAATGCCGGTGATGCTGCAGGCCAAACTCCTCCGCGTACTGGACAATCAGACCATTACGCCCGTGGGCGGTGTCTCCGAGGTGCGGGTGGACGTCCGCATCATCAGCGCGACCAACCGCGACCTCGAAGCCATGGTCGAGCAGGGAAAATTCCGCAGCGACCTTTATTACCGTCTCAACGTGATTCCAATTCCCGTACCGCCGTTGCGGGAGCGCCGGGACGACATCCCCATGCTCGTGCGCCATTTCATCCAGAAACACTCCACGAAGATCGGGCGGCCCGCGCTGCAGGTCAGCCCCGAAGCCCTGGATGCGCTCGTGCGCTACGACTGGCCGGGCAATGTGCGCGAACTGGGTAACGTACTGGAACGGGTCGTTGCCCTCTGCGGCAACGACCAAGTCGAATTCGAGGACCTGCCCCGCGAGGTACGCGAGTTCCTGCCTTCAGAGGTGGCCGTGGTTGCGCTGCCCGCCGAGGGCGTGAGTCTTGAGGACAAGGTGGCCGCGCTCGAGACTTCGCTCATCAAGCAGGCGCTCGAACGGTCTCGATACTCTCAAAAGAAGGCGGCCGAACTGCTTGGCCTTACCCCCCGGTCGCTGCGGTACCGGCTGCAGAAATACGGCCTGGAAGCAGACTGACGGCAGGTCTCGCACACCGGGTATCCGCTGTTCCGGGCACTGCGTTTTTTTGACTGTCAAAGACAGCCCGTGATAGACTGCATGACAGGCGCGGCGGAACGGGTAGTATGCGGGTTTCATAGGTGGAAGCATGTTTATTGGAAGTCGGGCGACCAACACCATCCTGGACGTATTTCGTATCGGTCTTTCGGAATTGATCCGCAAAGTCGGGTTGCCGCGCGAAGTGGTCTATAAAACCCCCGGCTGTCAAATTCGCGCGCGCGCAAATGACTTGGGCAGGCGCGTCGATAATATGCGGATCATTTTTGATGTCCGTGATGGGGTGAAGCAGGATGAAGTGATTGCCGCGATGGAGGAAACCCGAATCGGCGCCCGCGTCAAGTTCGAGAACGGCTCATGCACGCTGCAGGTGCCGCCTTTCGAGTGGCGTCAATTGCCGATGCTCGCGCCGTTGGACAAGATCGTCCAGAACTACGCGAAGCACACGATGCGGTCGCAGACCTGGGTTCTCGAGCCGCTCGAATATGTCGGGCATAACCTGAATATCAACATCCTCATCGAGGAGATGGAGAAGCGCAAGGCGTCCGACCTGCACTTGCGCGCGGGGGCCAAGCCCTATATCCGCGTGGATAACGACCTGATGCCGCTGGAGAACATGCCGGTCCTTTCGGCCGGAGACGTGAGGGAGTTCCTGCTCCAGTTGGGCGGAGAAGAGGAACATGAAGCGCTGATGGCCGAGAAGGAAATCAGTTTTCAATACCATGCGGCGGGAATCGGCTATCTGCGTTGCAGCGGCTATGTAAAGACAGGCGCCATTGCTATCGCAATACGCCTCATTCCCGAAGAACCGCCGTCTTTCGAAAGCCTTAACCTGCCTCTGGTTGTGCGTGATGTCTGCAACCGGCAGCGCGGCCTGTTCCTGGTCTGCGGCATTACCGGCAGCGGCAAGTCGACGACACTGGCGGCGATGGTGGACTTCATCAACCAGACACGGTTCGCGCACATTATCACGGTCGAAGACCCGATCGAATATGTGTACCAGGACAAGAAGAGCGTCATCTCACAGCGGCAGGTCGGCCGCGATACCTACAGTTTCGCAAACGCGCTGCGCGGCGCGTTGCGCGAAGACCCGGACGTGATTCTCGTGGGCGAAATGCGCGACATGGAGACCATCCGGGCCGGGCTCAGCGCCGCCGAAACCGGGCATCTCGTCTTCAGCACGCTGCACACAACCACGGCAGTGGACACGATCAATCGCATCATCAGCTATTTCCCGCAGAATGAACGCGACCTTATTCGCCAGGAACTTGCCTATACCCTGCAAGGCGTCGTATGCCAGCGTCTCGTCAAACGTGCAGGCGGCGGACGCGTGCCCATTGTCGAGATCCTGCTCGGCGGGCGGCCCATCGTGCGCGACGCAATCCTCGACGGCGACATCGACAAACTGCATGGCATCATCGAAGTGGATGGCGACATGACCAGTTTCGATGAATACGCCGTGAAGCTGTATCAGAACGGGACCGTATCCCGCGAGGAGGCCATTTCCGCGTGCTCGAACGAACAGGGCTTTGAACGAGTCATTTCGGGCATCAAATCCTCCGAAGGCCGCAAGATTCTCAAGTGAGGATCGCCCCATGAAGCGGGTCGCTGCGATTAGCGCTGTCTTTCTGCTTGCGGCGTTCGCAGCTGTGCAGACCGCTCGCCTGTCGACCCTTCAGAAGCGCGCACCGGGCACCCCCTCTTCGCCCGCGGCCGCGGTTCCACCTTCCATTCCGGATGCCGGACTCGCCACATCCGATGGGGCGGACCCGACCCAAGACGGAGAAAACGGCGTGGCGGACGTACAGACGCCCTCGGACAATGACGCCGCCTTTGGCGAACGGCTGGTCGCCCAAGCCATCGAAACGATGATGGCCGAGGCCGCCGCCGCGGATGCGATGCGCGGAGCGCACCCGGCCGAGAGCCGCGGTCACGCCGCGGTCGCCGACGCGGAAAGCGCGGAAGACGAACACGCCAAGGCTACCGGCGCGCAGCGGGCAAGACATCTCTTGAGCCGGGCCAAGGAAGCCCTGCTCACGGGAGATTTTGAGGCGGCCGCGCGGATGCTGGCCCAGAGTCTTGAACTCGACCCGCAGAACCGGCAGGCATATCGCGCACTGGCGGAAATGCACCAGAGCCTCGGCAGAATGGAAGACGAAATGCGCGTCCTGCAGGACTGGGCCGGAGCCATCCCCGGCGACGCCATGCCACATTATCTGCTTTCACGCGCCTATGAGCGTATGGGACTTGACGCGGAGGCCTACTCGGAGCTTCAACTCTTCGAAACCCTCAGCAGCGGAAGCCTGCCCGCTTATCCCATGCTTGCCGAGATGTATCACGACTTGGGCATGCGCGCCGAAGAACGCCAGACGCTGCAGGATTGGACCCGGGCCGCGCCAGGGTCGCCGGACGCGCATCATGCGCTGGCGCAGTATTACCGGAGCGTCGGCAACTACGCCGCCGCCGCGCGCCAATATGAGCACTTGGCCGCGCTCACGCCGCAGAATGCGTCCGTTTATGCTGAAATGGCGGCTGTTTATAGGCAAATGAACATGTTTGCGGAAGCGGAGGCAAGCTACCTGCAAGCGCTCGAATTGCAGCCCAACAGCCCCGGCGTGCTTTTCCAGCTGGGCAATCTCTATCGTGCGTCGGGAGACTACTATGCGGCTCTCGATGCATACCAAGGCGTCATTGACGCCGCGCCGAACTCCCAGCAGGCGCGCCAGGCAGCCCGCGCCATTCAGCGTCTGCAGAATCAACTGGCGAATCCGGGTGCGCAGCAGCCTCCAAAACCCAAGCCGAAACGGGCCGTGCTGGCCTTCAGAAACTAAGTGGGCTCTCCACTGGTTCGCTTACGTATTGCTGCGTTTTGTGTTGGGGCGGCGACTTGCGGCCGCTCTCTTTCGGGCAGCCTGGTGCCCGGTGTTCTACTTGTCGCGGAGCAAGTCCCGGCACGAACAAAGCGTAAGCATTCGCCTTCGCAAGAATCGCGGCGGACGAGCGCTCGCGACACGTGACCGCATACCAGAAATGGAGTACCAGTTGGTGCTGGTGCGGGGGTGACTCCGCACCTGAGAGAAGGTATCCTTGGGGGACGGGTCTTGAGAGCACGCGGCAATGGGACCAGAAAACCCGCGTTGTGTCTGGCGGCGGTTCCGGTCCTTGTCCAAGGGAGAGCATACATGCGTTCTGGATTCACGCGAAACGCCTGCTTGTTTTGGGTAATACTCTTGGGCGCGGTCCAGGTGTCTGCTGATAACGGCACCGTGTTCGAATCCGCCCGAAACATACCCATGGCCTGCGACGCGGATGTTGTCGTCGTATGTGGTTCGCTGGGCGCGGCGGGGGCCGCGATTGCGGCGGCGCAAGACGGGGCGCGCGTCTTTCTCGCGACACCGCACCCGTATCTGGGCGAAGATGTCTGCGCTACGTACCGGCTCTGGCTTGAACCGGGCGAAGACCCGGCCACGGACCTCGAGCGCGCGTTGTTCGCGCCGCCCAAACCATCCATAGGTGCGGAAAACGGCCTCGCGTTCTCGTATACGACGGACATTGTATCGGCGGAACTGCACCGCGATTCGAACCCGCCGCGCATGTTGGCCGACGGAAAAGCCGGCAACGCGGCGGCGGAAAGTGTGCAATATGACGCCGATGTGGCTGTCACGGCGGACTTGGGCCGCGTGGCGGCCGTGGGCAGGGTGCATGTGCTTGCGTATCAGCGGCTGGCCTCGTTCGAGGTGGCGAGTGTGTCCGTGCAATTAAGCGCCGATGGCCTGGAGTGGGGCCCGGAGGTCTCGGCCCCGAATCCATCGCGGTCGTCGGGTAATTTTGAGGAAGCGCCGCTGGCGATAACGGTCGATGCGGCGGGAGACGCGCGCTACGTGCGTGTCACGGTGAGCAAGAATGCGGCCATCCCGCGCCTGTTGCTGGGCGAGATCATCATCGAACCCAAGGAGGATGGAGCGGCCGTTGCGGCCACGGGAGATGCGCGCACGCCACCGATGCCCATGCAGGTGAAACGGACCCTCGAGCATGCCCTGATTGCGGCGCAAGTCACGTTTCTTTACGGGTGTTACGCGACGGACGTGCTCCGCGACGAAGACGGACAACTTGCGGGGATCGTGATGGCCAATCGATCCGGGCGTCAGGCGGTGCGCGCGAAATGCATCGTCGACGCGTCGCCTCGCGGCGCTGTGGCGCGGATGGCGGGCGCTG
It encodes:
- a CDS encoding PilT/PilU family type 4a pilus ATPase → MFIGSRATNTILDVFRIGLSELIRKVGLPREVVYKTPGCQIRARANDLGRRVDNMRIIFDVRDGVKQDEVIAAMEETRIGARVKFENGSCTLQVPPFEWRQLPMLAPLDKIVQNYAKHTMRSQTWVLEPLEYVGHNLNINILIEEMEKRKASDLHLRAGAKPYIRVDNDLMPLENMPVLSAGDVREFLLQLGGEEEHEALMAEKEISFQYHAAGIGYLRCSGYVKTGAIAIAIRLIPEEPPSFESLNLPLVVRDVCNRQRGLFLVCGITGSGKSTTLAAMVDFINQTRFAHIITVEDPIEYVYQDKKSVISQRQVGRDTYSFANALRGALREDPDVILVGEMRDMETIRAGLSAAETGHLVFSTLHTTTAVDTINRIISYFPQNERDLIRQELAYTLQGVVCQRLVKRAGGGRVPIVEILLGGRPIVRDAILDGDIDKLHGIIEVDGDMTSFDEYAVKLYQNGTVSREEAISACSNEQGFERVISGIKSSEGRKILK
- a CDS encoding tetratricopeptide repeat protein → MADVQTPSDNDAAFGERLVAQAIETMMAEAAAADAMRGAHPAESRGHAAVADAESAEDEHAKATGAQRARHLLSRAKEALLTGDFEAAARMLAQSLELDPQNRQAYRALAEMHQSLGRMEDEMRVLQDWAGAIPGDAMPHYLLSRAYERMGLDAEAYSELQLFETLSSGSLPAYPMLAEMYHDLGMRAEERQTLQDWTRAAPGSPDAHHALAQYYRSVGNYAAAARQYEHLAALTPQNASVYAEMAAVYRQMNMFAEAEASYLQALELQPNSPGVLFQLGNLYRASGDYYAALDAYQGVIDAAPNSQQARQAARAIQRLQNQLANPGAQQPPKPKPKRAVLAFRN